A window from Streptomyces sp. NBC_00299 encodes these proteins:
- a CDS encoding amidohydrolase family protein: MDTETAFPLIISVDDHTVEPPTVWQDRLPKKYQDTGPRIVRAPLKEMTFLGGRFKPVMGRPGDDGPIGDWWVYEDLQRPLTRLDTAVGYNRDEIKLEVITYEQMRPGSYDVPARLADMDVNHVQSALCFPTFPRFCGQTFTEAQDHELGLLGVQAYNDWMVEEWCGPAAQGRLIPLTLIPLWDAELAAAEVRRNAARGVRAVAFSEIPPHLGLPSVHTDYWDPFLAACDETGTVVAMHIGSSSRMPSTSADAPPAVGSTITFANCCFSMVDWLMSGKFERFPNLKVMYAEGQIGWIPYILERADVVWEENRGWGGVADKVHRPPSELFTDHVYGCFFDDAFGLRNLDSIGVGNVLYETDYPHSDSTWPKSREVGEAQMGHLDADVVDRIVRRNAIELLGLTDDGLWPGRA; the protein is encoded by the coding sequence ATGGACACCGAGACCGCGTTTCCCCTGATCATCTCCGTCGACGACCACACGGTCGAGCCGCCCACGGTCTGGCAGGACCGGCTTCCGAAGAAGTACCAGGACACCGGCCCGCGCATAGTCCGCGCGCCACTGAAGGAAATGACCTTCCTCGGCGGGCGGTTCAAGCCCGTCATGGGCCGGCCGGGCGACGACGGGCCCATCGGCGACTGGTGGGTGTACGAGGACCTGCAGCGCCCGCTGACCCGCCTCGATACCGCCGTCGGGTACAACAGGGACGAGATCAAGCTCGAAGTCATCACGTACGAGCAGATGCGCCCGGGGTCGTACGACGTCCCCGCCCGCCTCGCCGACATGGACGTCAACCACGTCCAGTCCGCGCTCTGCTTCCCCACCTTCCCCCGCTTCTGCGGCCAGACCTTCACCGAGGCGCAGGATCACGAGCTGGGCCTGCTGGGCGTCCAGGCGTACAACGACTGGATGGTGGAGGAGTGGTGCGGCCCCGCCGCGCAGGGCCGTCTCATCCCGCTCACCCTCATCCCCCTCTGGGACGCCGAGCTGGCGGCAGCGGAGGTCCGCCGCAACGCCGCACGCGGCGTGCGTGCCGTCGCGTTCTCCGAGATACCCCCGCACCTCGGGCTCCCGTCCGTGCACACCGACTACTGGGACCCGTTCCTCGCCGCCTGCGACGAGACCGGCACGGTCGTGGCCATGCACATCGGCTCGTCGAGCCGGATGCCCTCCACCTCGGCCGACGCGCCGCCCGCCGTCGGCTCCACCATCACCTTCGCCAACTGCTGCTTCTCGATGGTCGACTGGCTGATGAGCGGCAAGTTCGAGCGCTTCCCGAACCTCAAGGTCATGTACGCCGAGGGTCAGATCGGCTGGATCCCGTACATCCTGGAGCGCGCCGATGTGGTGTGGGAGGAGAACCGTGGCTGGGGCGGGGTCGCCGACAAGGTGCACCGGCCGCCGTCGGAGCTGTTCACCGACCACGTCTACGGCTGCTTCTTCGACGACGCCTTCGGGCTCAGGAACCTCGACTCGATCGGCGTCGGGAACGTCCTGTACGAGACCGACTACCCCCACTCCGACTCCACCTGGCCGAAGTCCCGCGAGGTCGGCGAGGCGCAGATGGGGCACCTGGACGCGGACGTGGTCGACAGGATCGTACGGCGCAACGCGATCGAGCTGCTGGGGCTGACGGACGACGGGCTGTGGCCCGGGAGGGCATGA
- a CDS encoding LLM class F420-dependent oxidoreductase, with amino-acid sequence MQLPIQSQSTIYAEPWEAAAGPGDLRAIAVAADRAGFDYIASCDHVGVPRRLAPAMSTIWYDPVATLAHLAAVTEHVRLLSHVAVVGLRHPLATAKQYATVDHLSGGRLILGVGAGHVREEFEALGHDFKQRGAVLDEAIDALRAALGPEEFPEHHGKFYDFEGLGQLPRPAQQRVPVWVGGSSPAAVRRAALKGDGWLPQGDPRDRLPEQIATLRRLRIDAGIEEPIVVGAITEPLYVGRPGWEVGRRTITGAPEELAESLRAYRAMGVHQIQVRFRCRSRDELVDQMTAFGAEVAPHLDQ; translated from the coding sequence ATGCAGCTCCCGATCCAGTCCCAGAGCACGATCTACGCCGAGCCCTGGGAGGCCGCCGCCGGCCCCGGGGACCTGAGGGCGATCGCCGTCGCCGCCGACCGGGCCGGCTTCGACTACATCGCGAGCTGCGACCACGTCGGTGTCCCGCGCCGCCTCGCGCCCGCGATGAGCACGATCTGGTACGACCCCGTCGCCACCCTCGCCCATCTCGCCGCCGTCACCGAACACGTCCGGCTGCTCAGCCATGTCGCCGTCGTCGGCCTGCGCCATCCGCTGGCCACCGCCAAGCAGTACGCGACGGTGGACCATCTGTCGGGTGGCCGTCTGATCCTGGGCGTGGGCGCAGGTCATGTGCGCGAGGAGTTCGAGGCGCTCGGGCACGACTTCAAGCAGCGCGGCGCCGTCCTCGACGAGGCGATCGACGCCCTGCGTGCCGCCCTCGGGCCGGAGGAGTTCCCCGAGCACCACGGGAAGTTCTACGACTTCGAGGGGCTCGGCCAGCTGCCCCGGCCCGCCCAGCAGCGCGTACCCGTCTGGGTCGGCGGCTCCTCGCCCGCCGCCGTGCGCCGGGCCGCGCTCAAGGGCGACGGCTGGCTGCCGCAGGGCGACCCGCGCGACCGGCTGCCGGAGCAGATCGCCACGCTGCGGCGCCTGCGCATCGACGCCGGCATCGAGGAGCCGATCGTCGTGGGCGCCATCACCGAGCCGCTGTACGTCGGACGGCCCGGCTGGGAGGTGGGGCGGCGCACGATCACCGGTGCGCCGGAGGAGCTCGCCGAGTCCCTGCGGGCGTACCGCGCGATGGGTGTGCACCAGATCCAGGTGCGCTTCCGCTGCCGGAGCCGGGACGAACTCGTGGACCAGATGACCGCCTTCGGGGCCGAGGTCGCCCCGCACCTCGACCAGTGA